Sequence from the Cellulomonas fimi ATCC 484 genome:
GTGGCCGCGCCCGATCATCGCACGCGGAGCCGTGCGTCCGGCGGCCGCCCGGGCGCCGGCTGTGGACCGTGACGCGGCACGGCGGGGCTGTGGACGGACCGATGTGCGCGCGCCGGCCCGGGCGGGTGACACTCGGACGGCGCCGAGCCGGCCACGGCCCCGCCACGGGCACCGCGACGCGCCCGCGACGCCGCCCGAGACCCGCCCGAGATCCGCCCGAGACCCCGCCGAGCACGAGGAGCACCATGACCGTCACCGCCACGCGCCCCGTCGTCGACTTCTGGTTCGACCCCGCCTGCCCGTGGGCCTGGCTGACGTCGCGGTGGATGGACGAGGTCGCCGCGGTGCGCGACGTCGAGGTGCGCTGGCACGTCATGAGCCTGTCGGTCCTCAACGAGGGCCGGGACCTGCCGGCGAGCTACCGCGCGCTCATGGACGACTCCTGGGCGCCCGTGCGGGTGCTCGTCGCCGCGGCGCGCGACCACGGCGACGAGGTCCTCAAGCCGCTGTACGACGCCCTGGGCTCGCGCCGCCACACCGGCCGGCGCACCGACACGGCCGCGATCGTCGCCGAGGCGCTCGCCGAGGTCGGGCTGCCAGCCGGGCTCGCGGAGGTCGGCGGGACCGCGGAGGTCGACGACCTGCTGCGAGCGTCGCACGGCGAGGCCCTCGCGCTCGTCGGCGACGAGGTGGGCACGCCCGTCGTCGCGATCGACGGGGTGGGCTTCTTCGGCCCCGTCATCACGCCGGCACCCACGGGGCAGGACGCGGGCCGGCTGTTCGACGGGCTCGCGCTCGTCACGCAGGTGCCGGGCTTCTACGAGCTCAAGCGCACCCGGACGGTCGGACCGGCGGTCTGAGCGTCCGGTTGGCCTGCCGGGTTCGTCCCGTGTGATCCTGTTCGTCGCCCGAGTCCCGCCGGTCCCAGGAGCTCCATGACGTCGCCGCGCACGATCCGGACGCTCGTCGTCGTCGACGCCGTCCTGGTGACCGTGCTCGTCGTGCTGGCTGCGGCCTGGCTCACGTCGGGCCGGTCGCCCGGCGGGACGCAGGCCGCGGCGTCTCCCTCCGCCTCGGCGACGCCGACGGCGCAGGCCTCGCCGCCCGACGCGTTCCGGCTGCCGAGCGGCAACATCGCCTGCACGGTCGCCAGCGAGGGTGTGACCTGCACGATCGCCGACTTCACGTACGCGCCGCCCGCGGTGCCGGGCTGCACCGGCACGACCGGGCACGTGATCACGCTCGGTCCCGACGGTGTCGCGTTCCCGTGCGAGGACGGTCCGGCGCCGACCGCCGCGGGCGACGACGTGCGCACGCTCGAGTACGGCTCGCAGTCACGCGTCGACGGCTGGACGTGCCGCAGCGCGACCGACGGCGTGACGTGCACGGGGCAGGACGGCACGGGGTTCCGGCTCGCGCGCGCGTCGTGGGACGAGGTGCCCTGACCGGTCGCGCGCCGCGATGACGACGGGCGGGTCGCGCGGCACGCGACCCGCCCGTCGGTGCTCACGTGCTCACCAGATGCGGACCCGCTCCGCGGGGTCGAGGTACAGCGCGTCGCCGGGCTGCACGTCGAACGCGTCGTAGTACGCGTCGACGTTGCGCACCACGCCGTTGCAGCGGAACTCGTTGGGGGAGTGCGGGTCCGTCGCCAGGCGCCGGACGACCTCCTCGTCCCGCCCCTTCGACTGCCACACCTGCGCCCAGCCGAGGAACACCCGCTGCGCACCGGTCAGCCCGTCGACCACGGGGGCCTCCGCGAGGGGCCGGCCCAGCGCGATCTCGTAGGCGGCCAGCGCGATCGACAGCCCGCCGAGGTCGCCGATGTTCTCGCCGATCGTGAGCGCGCCGTTGACGTGGTGCGAGCCGCCGAGCTGCGCGGGGGAGAACGCGTCGTACTGCGCGACGAGCGCGCGGGTGCGCGCGTCGAACTCGGCGCGGTCCTCGGCGGTCCACCAGTCCTCGAGCCGGCCGGTGCCGTCGTACTTGGAGCCCTGGTCGTCGAAGCCGTGCCCGATCTCGTGCCCGATCACGGCGCCGATGCCGCCGTAGTTCACGGCGTCGTCGGCGTCGGCGTCGAAGAACGGCGGCTGCAGGATCGCGGCGGGGAACACGATCTCGTTCATGCCGGGGTTGTAGTAGGCGTTGACGGTCTGCGGCGTCATGAACCACTCGTCGCGGTCGAGCGGCTTGCCGATCTTCGCGAGCTCGCGGTCCTGCTCGAAGGCGTTGGCGCGGCGGACGTTGCCGAGCAGGTCGTCGGCCGCGACCTCGAGGGCCGAGTAGTCGCGCCAGCGCACGGGGTAGCCGATCTTGGGGGTGAACGCCTCGAGCTTGGCCAGGGCCTTGGCGCGGGTCTCCTCGCCCATCCAGTCGAGCCGCGCGATCGACTGCCGGTACGCCTCGACGAGGTGCGCGACGAGCTGGTCCATGCGCTCCTTGTGGCTCGGCGGGAAGTGCCGCTCGACGTACACCTTGCCGACCGCCTCGCCCAGCGCGCCCTGCACGAGCCCGACGCCGCGCTTCCAGCGCTCGCGCAGCTCCTGCGCGCCGGTGAGCGTGCGGCCGTAGAAGTCGAAGTTCGCCTCGACGAGGTCGTCGGTGAGGTACGGCGCGCGGTCGCTGACCACGTGGTACGCGAGCCACGCCTTCCACGACTCCAACGGCTCCTTGTCCCACAGCGTCGCGAAACCCTCGGCGAAGGACGGCTCACGCACGACGACGTGGTCGAGCGCACCGTGCGGCGCGCCGAGGGCCCGCGCCCAGGCGACCCAGTCGAACCCGGGGGCGCGCTCGGCGAGCGCGGCCAGCGTCATGGGGTTGTAGGTGAGGTCGGCGTCGCGGTCCTGCACGACGTCCCAGTGGTGCGCGGCGAGCCTGGTCTCGAGGTCCACGACCGCGCCCGCGAGCGCATCCGCCGCGGCGTCGTCGGCGGCGACGCCCGCGAGGCGCAGCATGCGCGCGACGTGGGGGCGGTAGGCGGCCAGGACGGACGCGTACTGCTCGTCGCGGTAGTAGGACTCGTCGGGCAGGCCGAGCCCGGACTGCATGAGGTAGACGACGTAGCGCTCGGGGTCCTTGGCGTCGTTGTCGACCCAGAACCCGACGGCCGACGCGGCGCCGGTCCGCTGCAGCGCGCCGAGCGCGGCGGTGAGCTCGTCGCGCGTGGCGGCCTGCTCGACGAGGTCGAGGTCCTCGCGCAGCGGGGCGAGCCCGCGGGCCGCGATCGTGGCGGTGTCCATGAACGAGGCGTACACCGCGCCGACCTTGGCCTCGACGCCGTCGGCGTCCCCGGCCGCGGCGCTCGCGCCGGCGTCGACGATGATGTCGCGGACCTGCTCCTCCGCGCGGTCGTGCAGGGCACGGAAGGCGCCGTCCATGGCCCGGTCGGCCGGGATCTGGTGGGCGGCGACCCACTTCCCGTTGACGTGGGAGAACAGGTCGTCCTGCGGACGGGTGGCGGGGTCGAGGGCGCTGAGGTCGATGCCGCTGCGGGTCATGGGCACAGCCTACGGACGGGTGGCAACGGCGGGCCGGGGGTGCGGCAGGATGAGCCCATGCGGATCCACGTCGCCTCCGACCATGCCGGGTACGAGCTCAAGGCCGCGCTCGTCGACCACCTGCGTTCCGCGGGCCACGACGTCGTGGACCACGGCGCGCACGAGTACGACGCGCTCGACGACTACCCGCCGTTCTGCTTCGCCGCGGGCGAGGCCGTCGTCGCGGAGCCGGGGAGCCTCGGCGTCGTGATCGGCGGCTCGGGCAACGGCGAGCAGATCGCCGCGAACAAGGTCCCCGGGGTGCGGGCCGCGCTCGCGTGGAACCTCGAGACGGCGCGCCTGGGCCGGCAGCACAACGACGCGAACGTCGTCGCCGTCGGGGCGCGGCAGCACTCGGTCGACGAGGCGCTCGAGCTCGTCGACGCGTTCGTCGGCGAGCCGTTCAGCGGCGACCCGCGTCACCAGCGCCGGATCGACCTGCTCGCCGAGTACGAGCGTTCGCACGGCTGACCGGCGCGTCTCGCGCGATCGTGGTCTAGACCACTAGGGTGGCGACAGTCGTCGTCGACACCCGTGGAGGCAGACCATGCAGCGTTCCGTCGTCGTCGCCCTCGCCGAGGGCCTGCACGCCCGCCCGGCCGCGCTGTTCGTCGCGGCCGCGGCGCGACAGCCGGCGCCCGTGACGATCGCGAAGAACGGCTCGACGCCCGCGCCCGCGCGCTCGATCCTGGCCGTCATGACGCTGGGCGTCGGCAGCGGCGACGAGGTCGTCCTCGAGACGCCGGCGGACGACGACGACGCGGTGGCCTCGCTCGACGCCCTCGAGGAGTTCCTGCGCCGCCCCGACGTCGCCTGACGTCGCGCACCGCGACACGGACCGCGGTCACGCACGGCCGTCGCGCACCGCCGTCGCGCACCGCCGGCACGCCGCGCCGTCACGCACCGCCGTCACGCCCAGCCGTCACGCACGGCCGTCACGCACCGCCGTCACGCCCCGCTGTCGCGCACGGTCCACGCACGCCCGCCGCCCGACCGGGAGGGCCGTCGCCGTCCGCCCTGCTGGAGCGGACGGCGACGGCCCTCGGCGTCCCCGCCGGGGCCGGTGCCGGTCAGAGCCCGAGGTCGGCAAGCACCGGCAGCGCCGCGCGGACCGCGGCCCGTGCCTCGTCGGCCCCGTCCGCGTCCAGCGCCACGTCGGCCAGCTCGCGGCACCGCTGCGCCGTCACGGTCGACAGCACCGCGGCGACGTCGGGCAGCGCGCGCGGCGTCATCGACAGCGACGTCACACCCAGCCCGACGAGCACGGGCGCGAGCGCCGGGTCGGCGGCGGCCTCCCCGCAGACGCCCACGGGCCGCCCGCGCTCGCGGCCACCGGCGCACGTCGCGGCGACGAGGTCGAGCACGGCCGGCTGCCAGGAGGTGGACAGGCGCGCGAGACCCGCGAGCTCTCGGTCCGCGGCCATCGCGTACTGCGTGAGGTCGTTGGTGCCGATGCTCGCGAAGTGCGCGTGGGCGAGCAGCCGTCCGGCCCGCAGCGCCGCGGACGGCACCTCGACCATGACGCCCGCGACGGGCAGCCCGTGCACGGCGCACCGGTCCACGAAGTCGCGCGCCTCGTCGACGGTCGCGACCATCGGCGCCATGACGTGCACGTCGGCGTCGCTCGACGCGGCCGCCCGCGCGATCGCGACGAGCTGGTCGTCGAGGACCTGCGGGTGCTCCCAGGACGTGCGCAGCCCGCGCACGCCGAGCGCCGGGTTCGGCTCGTCGCGCGCCGTGACGAACGGCAGCGGCTTGTCGGCGCCCGCGTCGAGCGTGCGCACGACGACCTTGCGCCCGGGGAACGCCGCGAGGACCTGCCGGTAGGCGTCGACCTGCTCCTCGACGCCGGGCGCGACCGTGCGGCCGAGGAACCGGAACTCGGTGCGCAGCAGCCCCACGCCCTCGGCGCCGGCGGCCGCCGCGACGTGCGCCCCGGCGGGGTCGGCGACGTTCGCCAGCAGCGCGACGGGCAGGCCGTCGGCGGTGGCCCCGGGCGCGGTGAGGCGCGTCGGCCGGGCCGGGCGGCGGCCCGCGCGGGCCACGGCGTCGGCGTCGGGGTCCCGGACGACCTCCCCGACGGAGCCGTCGACCAGCACGGCGTCGCCGTCGCGCAGCGCGTCGACGCCCGGGACCGCCACGACGGCCGGGATGCCGAGCGCGCGCGCGAGGATCGCGGTGTGCGACGTGGGTCCGCCGCCCTCCGTGACGAGCGCGAGCACGGCGTCGGGGTCGAGCCGGGCGGTGTCGGCGGGGGCGAGGTCGCGGGCGACGAGCACGAACGGCGTGCCCGGGTCGGGGACGCCGGGAAGAGGGGCGCCGGTGAGCGTCGCGACGACGCGGTCGCGGACGTCGCGCACGTCGCCGGCGCGTTCCGCGAACATCCCGCCGAGGGCGAGGAGCCCGTCCACCACCACGGCGGCGGCGTCCCAGACCGCGCGCTGCGGGGTGGCCGACGTCTCCAGCACGCGGCGTCGTGCCTCGTCGACGAGGGTCGGGTCGGCCGCCATCTCCGCGGTCACGGCGAGCACGTCGGCGGCCTCGCCGCGTGCGGTCGCGGCCGCGGCGACGAGCGTGTCGTGCACGAGCGTCGCGGCGGCGTCGACCCGGTCGGCGGCGGCCGGCAGGTCGGTGCCCGGCGGCAGCGGCTCGGTCGACGGCGCGGGCAGCGGGTCGGGCATGCGGGCGACGACGCCTGCGCGGCGCCCGGGGCTGACCCCGACGCCGCGCAGGACCACGGTGGTCGTCACCGGTCGGTGGCCGTTCCGCCGGCCGTCGCGCTGGGCGGGGCCGTGCGGGCGGCGTCCTTGGTGAGACGGTCGCGCTCCGGCCGGTCGGCGGTCGGGTCGGCGCCGACGAGCGAGTCGTCGTCCTCGCGGCCCGGCGTGCGCAGGTTCCAGCGCGTGATGACGAACCGGAACAGGAAGTAGTAGACGACCGCGTACCCGAGCCCGATGACGACGAGCAGCAGCGGCATCTCGGCGATGCGGAAGTTGAGCAGGTAGTCGATGGCTCCCGCGGAGAACCCGAACCCGTCACGGATGCCGAGCGCGTTGACGAGCGCCATGGACGTCCCGGTGAGGACCGCGTGGATCGCGTACAGCGGGTACGCGACGTACACGAACGAGAACTCGAGCGGCTCGGTGACGCCCGTGACGAAGGAGACGAGCGCCGCGGACCCCATGATCCCGGCGATGACCTTGCGGTGCTCGGGCTTGGCCGTGTGCACGATCGCGAGGGCCGCGGCCGGCAGGGCGAACATCATGATGGGGAAGAAGCCGGTCATGAACGTGCCGGCGGTCGGGTCGCCGTGCAGGAAGCGGGCGATGTCGCCGTTCCACACCTCGCCGTCGGCGTCGGTGAACTCCCCGAACTGGAACCACGGCAGCGAGTTGAGCAGGTGGTGCAGGCCGATCGGCACGAGCAGGCGGTTGAGCGTGCCGTAGACGAAGGCGCCGATGATCGTCGAGCCGGTCACCCAGTCGCCGACGGCGGTGAAGCCCGCGTCGAACGCGGGGTACACGAGGGCTGCGACCACGGCGATGAGGACCGACGCGCCTGCGGTCACGATGGGCACGAAGCGTCGCCCGCCGAAGAAGGCCAGGTAGGCGGGGAGCTTGATCCGGTAGTACTTCTGGTACAGCAGCGCGGCGACGAGGCCGATGACGATGCCGCCGAGCACGCCGTAGTTGATGAGCTCCTGCTCCTCGCCCTTCGGCGGCTCGCCGAGGACGTAGGGGGACAGCGCGTCGGTGACGCCCGTGAACACGAGGTAGCCGATGAGCGCGGCCAGGCCCGTGGAGCCGTCGGCCTTGCGCGCGTACCCGACGGCGACGCCGAGCGCGAACAGCAGCGGCAGGTGGGCGAACAGCGCGTTGCCGGCGGCGCCGAGGACGTCGGCGACGGGGAGCATCCAGGCGGCGCTCGCACCGACGCCGTCGGCGCCGAGCATGTCGTCCTGGCCGAGCCGCAGCAGCAGCGCGGCGGCGGGGAGGGACGCGATGGGCAGCATGAGCGAGCGCCCGATGCGCTGGAGCTGGGCGAGACCGGGGAAGCCCTTGCGGGGCGCGTCGACGGGGTCGGCGACTGCGGTGGTCATGGCACTCCTCGTTGCGTGTCGATGACGTGCGGGGGCGGGTGAGCGGGGGACCATGGCAGGCCCCGTGCGTCCGGGGAAGCGTCGAGCTGCTCTGGTCTGGACCAGTTGCGAGCAGAGTGGTCTAGACCTCATCATGTGTCAAGGGTCACAGCCTCGCGACGCCGCGACGCCGCCCGGAACCGAAGGAGTGGACCGCCCCGTGGACCAGCCGCACGACGGGCCGACGGCCGTGCCGCCGGACGCCGCCGCAGGCGACGCGACCGAGGGCGGTGCCGGGCACAAGTACCTCGTCGTCCGCGACCACCTCGTCGCGCTCGTCGCCCAGCAGCTGCGGGTCGGCGACGCCATCCCCTCCGAGCGGGCGCTGTGCCAGCAGTTCGGGCTGTCCCGCATGACGGTCCGGCAGGCCGTGGACGCGCTCGTGACCGAGGGGGTGCTCGTCCGCGAGCACGGTCGGGGCACGTTCGTCGCGCCGCAGCGCATGGACTTCGAGATGCGCCTGACGACGTTCGGCGAGGAGATGCGCCGGCGGGGCATGGAGCCCACCACCGCGGTCCTCGCCGCGCAGGTCGTCTCCGCCACGCCCGACGTGGCGGCCGCGCTCGAGATCGAGCCGCGCGACCGCGTGCACTACGTCTACCGCGTGCGCAGCGCCGACGGGGCTCCGATGTCGATCGAGCAGGTGTGGGTGCCCGTCGCGCTGGCCCCCGACCTCCTCGACGACGGCGCGCCGCCGAGCATGTACGACGCGCTGCGCGTCCGTGACCTCGAGCCCGAGTGGGGCGAGGACACGCTGTCCGCCGACGAGGCCACCGACACCGAGGCGTCGCTGCTCGGGCTCGGGGAGGCGCGTGCCGTGCTGCGCGCGGCCCGGCGGACCTACGCCGAGCAGGGCGCCGTCATGTACTCCCGGTCGTGCTACCGCGCCGACCGGTACAGCGTGTGGGTGCCGCTGCGCGCGCCGCGGCCCTCGCTCGTCCCCCGCCGCCGCACCGCTGCCGCCGACGCGGCACCGCCGACCGACCCGCGCCCGGGTCCGGCCGACGCCCCGCCCGCCCGCGACGACGCACGGGCGACCGACGGCACGGCCCCCCGCAGCACCCCCACCCCCGGACGCGCCCCCGCCGCGGCCGGCGCACGAGGAGACCGGACATGAGGCCCGAGGGCATGGAGCAGGCGGCGGCGATCCTCGCCGCGCTCGGCGGTGTCGACAACATCGACGAGATCGAGCCCTGCACGACCAGGCTGCGCTCGCTCGTGCGCGACACCGCGCTCGTCGACGCCGCAGCCCTGCGCGCCGCGGGCGCGTTCGGCGTGATGATCTCGGGTCGTGTCGTCCAGGTCGTCGTCGGCCCCCGCGTCGACACGATCGCGAGCGACCTCGACGAGCTGATGTGACCACCGGCCGCCCACCACGAAGGAGCAGCGAATGAGCAAGGCGGAGAAGATCCTGGCGGCCCTCGGCGGTGACGCCAACGTCCTCGACCTGGAGCCGTGCATCACGCGGCTGCGCGTCGAGGTCGAGGACCCCGCGCAGGTCGACGAGGCGGCGCTCAAGGCGGCCGGCGCCATCGCGGTCGTGCGTTCGGGTGCCGCCGTGCAGGTCGTCGTCGGCCCCGAGGCCGACACGCTGGCCTCGGACATCGAGGACCTGCGCTGATGCCGCTCGCGATCCTCGCCCCGGTCGCGGGCCGCGTCCGTGCGCTCGCCGACGTCGACGACCCGGTCTTCTCGGCCGAGCTCGTCGGCCCGGGGCTCGCCGTCGACCCGGCGCACGACGCGCCGGCCCGGGTGATCGCTCCCGTCGCGGGCGTCGTCGCCAAGCTGCACGCGCACGCCTTCGTCGTGCAGACGCCCGACGGGCGCGGGGTGCTCGTGCACCTCGGCATCAACACCGTCCAGCTCGGCGGCGAGGGCTTCACGCTGCACGTCGCCGAGGGCGACACGGTGAGCGCGTGCCAGGTCCTCGTCACGTGGGACCCCGCAGCCGTGGAGGCGGGCGGCCGTTCCGCCGTGTGCCCCGTCGTGGCGCTCGACGCGGCGCCCGGCACGCTCGTGCGGGTCGCGCAGCCCGGCGACACGGTCGACGCCGGCGACGCGTTCGTCGAGTGGGCGTGACCCCGGCCGCGCCCGTCCTCGAGATCGCCGT
This genomic interval carries:
- a CDS encoding HPr family phosphocarrier protein; amino-acid sequence: MQRSVVVALAEGLHARPAALFVAAAARQPAPVTIAKNGSTPAPARSILAVMTLGVGSGDEVVLETPADDDDAVASLDALEEFLRRPDVA
- a CDS encoding GntR family transcriptional regulator, translating into MDQPHDGPTAVPPDAAAGDATEGGAGHKYLVVRDHLVALVAQQLRVGDAIPSERALCQQFGLSRMTVRQAVDALVTEGVLVREHGRGTFVAPQRMDFEMRLTTFGEEMRRRGMEPTTAVLAAQVVSATPDVAAALEIEPRDRVHYVYRVRSADGAPMSIEQVWVPVALAPDLLDDGAPPSMYDALRVRDLEPEWGEDTLSADEATDTEASLLGLGEARAVLRAARRTYAEQGAVMYSRSCYRADRYSVWVPLRAPRPSLVPRRRTAAADAAPPTDPRPGPADAPPARDDARATDGTAPRSTPTPGRAPAAAGARGDRT
- a CDS encoding PTS transporter subunit EIIC, whose translation is MTTAVADPVDAPRKGFPGLAQLQRIGRSLMLPIASLPAAALLLRLGQDDMLGADGVGASAAWMLPVADVLGAAGNALFAHLPLLFALGVAVGYARKADGSTGLAALIGYLVFTGVTDALSPYVLGEPPKGEEQELINYGVLGGIVIGLVAALLYQKYYRIKLPAYLAFFGGRRFVPIVTAGASVLIAVVAALVYPAFDAGFTAVGDWVTGSTIIGAFVYGTLNRLLVPIGLHHLLNSLPWFQFGEFTDADGEVWNGDIARFLHGDPTAGTFMTGFFPIMMFALPAAALAIVHTAKPEHRKVIAGIMGSAALVSFVTGVTEPLEFSFVYVAYPLYAIHAVLTGTSMALVNALGIRDGFGFSAGAIDYLLNFRIAEMPLLLVVIGLGYAVVYYFLFRFVITRWNLRTPGREDDDSLVGADPTADRPERDRLTKDAARTAPPSATAGGTATDR
- a CDS encoding ribose-5-phosphate isomerase, whose translation is MRIHVASDHAGYELKAALVDHLRSAGHDVVDHGAHEYDALDDYPPFCFAAGEAVVAEPGSLGVVIGGSGNGEQIAANKVPGVRAALAWNLETARLGRQHNDANVVAVGARQHSVDEALELVDAFVGEPFSGDPRHQRRIDLLAEYERSHG
- a CDS encoding M13 family metallopeptidase, with the protein product MTRSGIDLSALDPATRPQDDLFSHVNGKWVAAHQIPADRAMDGAFRALHDRAEEQVRDIIVDAGASAAAGDADGVEAKVGAVYASFMDTATIAARGLAPLREDLDLVEQAATRDELTAALGALQRTGAASAVGFWVDNDAKDPERYVVYLMQSGLGLPDESYYRDEQYASVLAAYRPHVARMLRLAGVAADDAAADALAGAVVDLETRLAAHHWDVVQDRDADLTYNPMTLAALAERAPGFDWVAWARALGAPHGALDHVVVREPSFAEGFATLWDKEPLESWKAWLAYHVVSDRAPYLTDDLVEANFDFYGRTLTGAQELRERWKRGVGLVQGALGEAVGKVYVERHFPPSHKERMDQLVAHLVEAYRQSIARLDWMGEETRAKALAKLEAFTPKIGYPVRWRDYSALEVAADDLLGNVRRANAFEQDRELAKIGKPLDRDEWFMTPQTVNAYYNPGMNEIVFPAAILQPPFFDADADDAVNYGGIGAVIGHEIGHGFDDQGSKYDGTGRLEDWWTAEDRAEFDARTRALVAQYDAFSPAQLGGSHHVNGALTIGENIGDLGGLSIALAAYEIALGRPLAEAPVVDGLTGAQRVFLGWAQVWQSKGRDEEVVRRLATDPHSPNEFRCNGVVRNVDAYYDAFDVQPGDALYLDPAERVRIW
- a CDS encoding DsbA family protein, which produces MTVTATRPVVDFWFDPACPWAWLTSRWMDEVAAVRDVEVRWHVMSLSVLNEGRDLPASYRALMDDSWAPVRVLVAAARDHGDEVLKPLYDALGSRRHTGRRTDTAAIVAEALAEVGLPAGLAEVGGTAEVDDLLRASHGEALALVGDEVGTPVVAIDGVGFFGPVITPAPTGQDAGRLFDGLALVTQVPGFYELKRTRTVGPAV
- a CDS encoding glucose PTS transporter subunit EIIB → MRPEGMEQAAAILAALGGVDNIDEIEPCTTRLRSLVRDTALVDAAALRAAGAFGVMISGRVVQVVVGPRVDTIASDLDELM
- a CDS encoding PTS sugar transporter subunit IIA, with product MPLAILAPVAGRVRALADVDDPVFSAELVGPGLAVDPAHDAPARVIAPVAGVVAKLHAHAFVVQTPDGRGVLVHLGINTVQLGGEGFTLHVAEGDTVSACQVLVTWDPAAVEAGGRSAVCPVVALDAAPGTLVRVAQPGDTVDAGDAFVEWA
- the ptsP gene encoding phosphoenolpyruvate--protein phosphotransferase produces the protein MTTTVVLRGVGVSPGRRAGVVARMPDPLPAPSTEPLPPGTDLPAAADRVDAAATLVHDTLVAAAATARGEAADVLAVTAEMAADPTLVDEARRRVLETSATPQRAVWDAAAVVVDGLLALGGMFAERAGDVRDVRDRVVATLTGAPLPGVPDPGTPFVLVARDLAPADTARLDPDAVLALVTEGGGPTSHTAILARALGIPAVVAVPGVDALRDGDAVLVDGSVGEVVRDPDADAVARAGRRPARPTRLTAPGATADGLPVALLANVADPAGAHVAAAAGAEGVGLLRTEFRFLGRTVAPGVEEQVDAYRQVLAAFPGRKVVVRTLDAGADKPLPFVTARDEPNPALGVRGLRTSWEHPQVLDDQLVAIARAAASSDADVHVMAPMVATVDEARDFVDRCAVHGLPVAGVMVEVPSAALRAGRLLAHAHFASIGTNDLTQYAMAADRELAGLARLSTSWQPAVLDLVAATCAGGRERGRPVGVCGEAAADPALAPVLVGLGVTSLSMTPRALPDVAAVLSTVTAQRCRELADVALDADGADEARAAVRAALPVLADLGL
- a CDS encoding glucose PTS transporter subunit EIIB, translated to MSKAEKILAALGGDANVLDLEPCITRLRVEVEDPAQVDEAALKAAGAIAVVRSGAAVQVVVGPEADTLASDIEDLR